One window of Ardenticatenales bacterium genomic DNA carries:
- a CDS encoding alkaline phosphatase family protein yields the protein MTDLTLPDNFVWPDYTGGSIANIPATVAALLDVPFTGLPPLRQPLWETLTGDARRVVLLVLDGFGGNLARRNHTYLRPWLERAAVVGQLTSVFPSTTVAALSSLWTGGAPAQHGLVGLTMLFPEYGAIGQMLALSPMFRQMPDTLVRAGLKLEQFLALPGFAEQLARAGIPTHAFKGAGIVDSALSRMHGRGVAGNHGIHSFADMMVQIRQLLEAKAGQPLFISGYWPTVDTLSHYHSPFHDTVDAEIRAVFAQLERELWQPLSARARQGTILCIVADHGQRPTPFAEGVHLGDHPTLQQMLLMHPAGEARAAYLYARQGRQADVLAYIQEQLGEEMWAMPAQAALQQGLFGPPPFAPDVSTRLGDVVAIMRGGRALISALHIERERKFIGRHGGMDAAEMEVPWWGFRLD from the coding sequence TTGACTGACTTGACGCTGCCGGATAACTTCGTCTGGCCCGATTACACCGGGGGATCCATCGCCAACATCCCCGCTACGGTCGCCGCGTTGCTGGATGTGCCGTTTACAGGATTGCCCCCGCTGCGCCAACCCCTTTGGGAGACGCTGACGGGCGATGCGCGGCGGGTGGTGTTGCTGGTGCTGGACGGCTTTGGCGGCAATCTGGCGCGGCGCAATCACACCTATTTGCGCCCCTGGCTGGAGCGGGCGGCCGTGGTAGGACAACTGACGTCCGTTTTCCCGTCAACGACAGTGGCCGCGCTCAGCTCTTTGTGGACGGGCGGCGCGCCGGCGCAGCATGGGCTGGTGGGGCTGACAATGCTGTTCCCGGAGTATGGCGCCATCGGCCAGATGTTGGCGCTTTCGCCCATGTTTCGCCAGATGCCGGACACGTTGGTGCGCGCCGGGTTGAAACTGGAGCAATTTCTGGCGCTGCCCGGCTTCGCGGAACAACTGGCGCGTGCCGGCATTCCCACCCACGCCTTCAAAGGAGCCGGCATCGTCGATTCCGCCCTCAGTCGTATGCACGGTCGCGGCGTTGCCGGCAATCATGGCATCCATTCCTTCGCCGACATGATGGTGCAAATACGCCAACTACTCGAAGCGAAAGCGGGGCAGCCCCTCTTCATCAGCGGCTACTGGCCCACCGTAGATACCCTCAGCCACTACCATTCTCCTTTCCACGACACCGTGGACGCAGAAATTCGCGCCGTATTCGCCCAACTGGAGCGCGAACTGTGGCAGCCGCTTTCCGCGCGCGCACGCCAGGGCACGATCCTTTGCATCGTTGCCGACCACGGCCAACGCCCGACACCGTTCGCCGAGGGTGTTCACCTGGGGGACCATCCGACGCTACAGCAGATGTTGTTGATGCACCCGGCGGGCGAGGCGCGCGCGGCCTATCTTTATGCGCGCCAGGGCCGGCAGGCGGACGTGCTGGCTTACATTCAGGAACAATTGGGGGAGGAGATGTGGGCAATGCCGGCACAGGCCGCTTTGCAACAAGGATTGTTCGGACCGCCGCCGTTCGCGCCCGACGTCAGCACGCGCCTGGGCGATGTGGTCGCCATCATGCGCGGTGGCCGTGCCCTCATTTCCGCGCTGCACATTGAGCGAGAACGCAAATTTATCGGGCGGCACGGCGGCATGGATGCTGCCGAAATGGAGGTTCCCTGGTGGGGCTTCCGTCTAGACTAA
- a CDS encoding alpha-amylase, with protein MSSSSASPLQTLRARLAIKADETFAHKYLVPGRWLSTQNAPAAVAINPYQVWLNTIDWILKQPVTEWVQSAEATPGSWSRHAVVYNLFVRSATAFDHDGDGVLGRPNNAGMNEVGTFVKSLMLLRYIKQLGCNTIHLLPITAVGQDGSKGDMGSPYAIRNPYRLDENLAEPGLDLGVETEFAAFVEAAHHLGLRVVVEFVFRTSSKDGDWVQEHPDWFYWIDADLLDREPGEQDPSRYGMPIFSETEITAIETAVNRQQFDHLMPPDIMHRRMFLPPPAPEQVQMEDGRWIAHYANGRRGRIPGAFADWPVDDPQPPWGDVTFLRLYDHPHYNYIAYNTIRMYSSELAQPENVVKPLWERIVNIIPHYQRQFGIDGAMIDMGHALPPTLKQAIVTAARDNDPAFAFWDENFQATEQGVAEGYNAVIGSLPFVLAYPPELEAFLVHLARTGNPLPIFGTTESHNTPRAISKPGGERFVKYGMAVAAILPALPFLHCGVEFGETRPVNTGLRFTPEEMAQYPSHTLPLFSAIAYDWTNDTTQLLAWWQQALALRQKHAPLLSDIRKDTFIYTYSDNPAIWGIIRHNDDWSIKIALLVNSDMDKPQGVTVGLPTGREKLMDHFTDTFYDVSGNEISLTLAPGQVVWLEL; from the coding sequence ATGTCGTCATCATCAGCATCGCCGCTGCAAACGCTGCGCGCCCGTCTGGCAATAAAAGCCGACGAGACGTTCGCGCACAAATACCTGGTTCCAGGCCGTTGGCTTTCCACACAGAATGCGCCCGCGGCAGTAGCCATCAATCCATACCAGGTCTGGTTGAACACCATTGATTGGATTCTCAAGCAGCCGGTGACGGAATGGGTCCAGTCCGCGGAAGCCACGCCGGGCAGTTGGAGTCGTCACGCGGTAGTGTACAACCTTTTTGTACGTAGTGCCACGGCTTTCGATCATGATGGGGATGGGGTGTTGGGGCGACCGAATAATGCCGGCATGAACGAAGTCGGTACGTTCGTCAAGAGCCTTATGTTGCTGCGCTACATCAAGCAACTTGGCTGCAACACCATCCACCTGCTGCCCATCACCGCCGTCGGGCAAGACGGCAGCAAAGGCGACATGGGTTCCCCCTACGCCATCCGCAACCCCTACCGGCTGGACGAAAATCTGGCCGAACCCGGCCTGGACCTGGGCGTAGAAACGGAATTCGCCGCTTTCGTAGAAGCCGCGCACCACCTGGGGTTGCGCGTCGTCGTGGAGTTCGTTTTCCGCACCAGCAGCAAAGATGGCGACTGGGTGCAAGAACATCCCGACTGGTTCTACTGGATCGATGCGGACCTCCTCGACCGCGAACCGGGCGAACAAGACCCCAGCCGCTACGGAATGCCTATCTTCAGTGAAACGGAAATCACCGCCATCGAAACCGCCGTCAATCGCCAGCAGTTTGATCACCTGATGCCGCCCGACATCATGCACCGGCGCATGTTCCTGCCGCCGCCAGCGCCAGAACAGGTGCAAATGGAAGATGGACGCTGGATCGCCCATTACGCCAACGGGCGCCGGGGGCGCATCCCCGGCGCATTCGCCGATTGGCCCGTAGACGACCCGCAGCCGCCCTGGGGCGACGTAACCTTTCTGCGGCTCTACGACCATCCCCATTACAACTACATCGCCTACAACACGATCCGCATGTATAGCAGCGAACTGGCGCAGCCGGAAAACGTGGTGAAACCGCTGTGGGAGCGGATCGTGAACATTATTCCGCATTATCAGCGACAATTCGGCATTGATGGCGCCATGATCGACATGGGGCACGCGCTGCCGCCAACGTTGAAACAGGCTATTGTCACCGCCGCACGAGATAATGACCCCGCCTTTGCCTTTTGGGATGAGAACTTTCAGGCCACGGAGCAAGGCGTGGCGGAAGGGTACAATGCCGTTATCGGCTCTCTGCCGTTTGTGCTGGCCTATCCGCCGGAGTTGGAGGCGTTTCTGGTTCATCTGGCGCGCACGGGCAATCCGCTGCCCATTTTTGGCACGACGGAGAGCCATAATACGCCGCGGGCGATCAGTAAGCCAGGCGGCGAGCGATTTGTGAAGTATGGGATGGCGGTTGCGGCGATTTTGCCGGCACTTCCCTTCCTCCACTGCGGCGTTGAATTTGGCGAAACCCGCCCCGTCAACACCGGCCTGCGCTTCACCCCGGAGGAAATGGCTCAGTACCCCAGCCACACCCTCCCCCTCTTCAGCGCCATCGCCTACGACTGGACCAACGACACCACCCAACTCCTTGCCTGGTGGCAACAGGCACTGGCCCTGCGGCAAAAGCACGCCCCCCTCCTCAGCGACATTCGCAAGGATACCTTCATCTACACTTACAGCGACAACCCCGCCATCTGGGGCATTATTCGCCACAACGACGACTGGTCCATCAAAATCGCCTTGCTCGTCAACAGCGACATGGACAAACCCCAAGGCGTGACCGTCGGCCTGCCTACGGGGCGGGAAAAGCTAATGGACCATTTCACGGACACCTTCTACGACGTGAGCGGCAACGAGATCAGCCTCACGCTGGCTCCGGGACAGGTGGTCTGGTTGGAATTGTAA
- a CDS encoding TIGR00266 family protein — MRYEISGTTMQILDVYLEKGESLFTEAGGMAWMVGDVQMDTSTRGGLLKGLARSLAGESLFLTTYTCASPQAMIAFTPEAPGSIVPLDLQTGQSFICQKDAFMVAESSVSLEVIFRRRLGAGLFGGEGFILQKITGPGTAWVEIAGEVRSYSLNAGQTMKVDPGHIAMYEPTVDYDIERVKGVKNMLFGGEGLFLATLKGPGRVWLQSLPLVNLASKLSQYMPARSSE; from the coding sequence ATGCGCTACGAAATCAGTGGTACAACCATGCAGATTCTGGATGTCTATTTGGAGAAGGGGGAATCGCTCTTCACTGAGGCGGGGGGCATGGCCTGGATGGTCGGCGATGTGCAAATGGACACATCCACGCGCGGCGGGCTGCTCAAAGGGTTGGCGCGCTCGCTGGCCGGCGAGTCCCTCTTCCTCACCACCTACACCTGCGCCAGCCCACAGGCGATGATCGCCTTCACGCCGGAAGCGCCCGGCAGCATCGTCCCGCTCGACCTGCAAACCGGGCAGAGCTTCATTTGCCAAAAAGACGCCTTCATGGTGGCGGAGTCGTCCGTCTCGTTGGAGGTCATCTTCCGCCGCCGCCTGGGCGCGGGGTTATTTGGCGGCGAGGGTTTCATCTTGCAGAAGATCACCGGTCCGGGCACGGCCTGGGTAGAAATCGCCGGGGAGGTGCGTTCCTACTCGTTGAACGCGGGGCAAACAATGAAGGTAGACCCCGGCCACATCGCCATGTACGAGCCAACGGTGGATTATGATATTGAGCGCGTCAAGGGAGTGAAGAATATGCTCTTTGGTGGGGAGGGGCTGTTCCTGGCAACGTTGAAGGGGCCGGGGCGAGTCTGGCTGCAAAGCCTGCCCCTGGTTAATCTGGCTTCGAAGCTGTCGCAGTATATGCCGGCACGTTCCAGCGAATAA
- the atpF gene encoding F0F1 ATP synthase subunit B, with protein MEALGINLGYLIIQILGITILILLMKGWAYEPVLNLLEERKARIAKGLEDARQAAIARDNADVEAKKILDAARTEAAKIRTEAATQAEASASGIVSKANEEAKKIVASARDDAEAERNRILSDLRGQVVGIAMAAANKVVGATLDEQRQHKLIGDFFAALPASVSRMSGARAEVTSALPLTDGEKAAAQSAINAQQVVFKVDPSILGGLIVRVGDQVVDDSVAGKMSGMRDVLA; from the coding sequence ATGGAAGCATTAGGGATTAACTTAGGGTATTTGATCATCCAAATACTGGGGATTACGATCTTGATTCTGCTCATGAAGGGTTGGGCTTATGAGCCTGTCCTGAACTTGTTGGAAGAACGCAAGGCGCGTATTGCCAAAGGTTTGGAAGATGCGCGGCAGGCGGCCATTGCCCGCGACAACGCGGACGTGGAAGCGAAGAAGATTCTGGACGCGGCGCGCACGGAAGCTGCCAAGATTCGGACCGAAGCGGCAACCCAGGCGGAAGCCTCGGCGAGTGGTATTGTGTCGAAGGCTAATGAAGAAGCAAAGAAGATCGTGGCGTCGGCGCGTGATGATGCGGAAGCAGAGCGCAATCGCATTCTCTCCGACCTGCGCGGCCAGGTTGTGGGTATTGCCATGGCGGCGGCCAATAAGGTTGTCGGCGCGACGCTGGACGAACAGCGACAGCACAAACTCATTGGCGATTTCTTCGCGGCGCTGCCGGCAAGTGTGTCTCGCATGTCGGGTGCGCGGGCGGAAGTCACCAGCGCCCTGCCACTGACGGATGGCGAGAAAGCGGCGGCGCAATCGGCCATCAACGCGCAACAAGTTGTGTTTAAGGTTGACCCGTCTATCTTGGGTGGCCTGATTGTGCGTGTCGGTGATCAGGTTGTGGATGATAGCGTTGCCGGCAAAATGAGCGGTATGCGCGACGTTCTGGCCTGA
- the atpE gene encoding ATP synthase F0 subunit C — protein MSLEAAEALAVGLKFLGAGLAMTGAIGAGAGVGIVVGGAVQGIARNPDASGTIQANMILGIAFAEAVAIYALVVALILLFVA, from the coding sequence ATGTCATTAGAAGCCGCTGAAGCTCTTGCTGTGGGTCTGAAATTCCTGGGTGCCGGTCTGGCCATGACGGGTGCTATTGGTGCTGGCGCGGGCGTGGGTATCGTCGTTGGTGGCGCGGTACAGGGTATTGCGCGCAATCCAGATGCCAGTGGTACGATTCAGGCAAACATGATTTTGGGCATTGCGTTCGCTGAAGCCGTGGCTATTTATGCCCTGGTGGTCGCGCTAATTCTGCTGTTCGTGGCTTAG
- the atpB gene encoding F0F1 ATP synthase subunit A, producing MKKRYWVYLCLIGMIVFGSILVKPPLPVIQLPGELVFRSSSPFMKQWFGGGITNTFIATALTWVILLAITFSLRARSRTADEVPSGFYNLFETLTEMIYSFVESSAGKWAKNFFPFFMTFVLLILVANWMELVPLVDSFGKFETTGEIAEHKAEAAAEAAGEHLSKDELHHIYEDAMEANTGDLRSGFFLLRAPTDENGDKPEGADYALVSFLRAAATDLNFTLALALMSVVLTQYYGFKAQGPGYLKKFFQFDADKIARNPLGAMDLFVGILELIAEIAKILSFSFRLLGNIFAGQVLLFVMAFLLPVANVAFFGLELFVGLIQAAVFAMLTLTFMTQATQSHDHAEGH from the coding sequence ATGAAAAAACGCTACTGGGTTTACCTTTGCCTCATAGGCATGATAGTTTTTGGATCCATTCTCGTAAAACCACCACTGCCCGTCATCCAATTGCCTGGTGAACTCGTCTTCCGTTCCAGCAGCCCGTTCATGAAGCAGTGGTTTGGCGGCGGTATCACCAACACGTTCATCGCCACCGCCCTGACCTGGGTCATTCTGTTGGCTATCACCTTCAGCCTGCGTGCCCGTTCGCGCACGGCGGACGAAGTGCCTTCGGGTTTCTATAACCTTTTTGAGACCCTCACGGAGATGATCTACAGTTTTGTGGAGAGTTCCGCCGGCAAATGGGCCAAAAACTTCTTCCCCTTCTTCATGACATTCGTTCTGCTCATTCTCGTTGCCAACTGGATGGAACTGGTTCCGTTGGTGGACAGCTTTGGCAAGTTTGAAACCACCGGCGAAATCGCCGAACACAAAGCGGAAGCCGCTGCTGAGGCAGCTGGCGAGCATTTGAGCAAAGACGAGTTGCATCACATTTACGAAGATGCCATGGAAGCCAACACAGGCGACCTACGCAGTGGCTTCTTCTTGCTGCGCGCTCCGACGGATGAGAATGGCGATAAACCCGAAGGCGCGGACTACGCGCTTGTCTCTTTCTTGCGTGCCGCGGCAACGGACCTGAACTTCACGCTGGCACTGGCCTTGATGTCCGTCGTGCTGACGCAGTATTATGGATTTAAGGCGCAAGGACCGGGGTATCTGAAGAAATTCTTCCAGTTTGACGCGGACAAAATCGCCCGCAATCCATTGGGGGCCATGGACCTGTTCGTCGGCATCTTGGAACTCATCGCCGAAATCGCCAAAATCCTCTCGTTCTCCTTCCGTCTTCTGGGAAACATCTTTGCGGGGCAGGTACTCCTTTTCGTGATGGCGTTCCTGCTTCCCGTTGCTAACGTGGCCTTCTTTGGCCTGGAACTTTTCGTCGGCCTCATCCAGGCCGCCGTGTTTGCCATGCTCACGCTCACTTTCATGACGCAGGCAACACAAAGCCACGACCATGCCGAAGGGCACTAG
- a CDS encoding AtpZ/AtpI family protein encodes MLAGIVGQIGCLTIIIIALAFGAGTLLDRVLDTRPIFTIVALVGSVPVTLYLTVRVSLSAAARAQKSSKAEHKEEKTST; translated from the coding sequence ATGTTGGCCGGCATTGTCGGCCAGATAGGCTGCCTTACCATCATCATCATTGCCTTGGCTTTTGGGGCGGGAACTCTCCTTGACCGTGTCTTGGATACCAGGCCAATTTTTACAATTGTCGCTCTCGTGGGCAGCGTGCCCGTAACGCTCTACCTCACCGTGCGGGTCAGCCTGTCTGCTGCCGCGCGGGCGCAAAAGTCAAGCAAAGCCGAGCATAAGGAGGAAAAAACCAGCACATGA
- a CDS encoding NADH-quinone oxidoreductase subunit N produces the protein MSQITISSAFALVPEICLLILLVAILAYDRLLKPSERRRVGLLAAWGFFITLAVDLTVFYLFREPGSSQIALWGGMFRHDAITFIFRIMFLIAGGVVSLIAMDIKALQSGEFYALLVTSTIGFNLMAAAGDLIALYVALETASISLYVLGGYATKDKLSAEAGMKYFVYGAFASAVMLYGMSLLYGLTGQTNMQAIAAGIANSGYNGVTLLAAVLVLVGLGFKISIVPFHFWAPDVYEGAPTAVTAYLSTASKAAGFAVIMRVFLLGTLGIPRLTTPWWSMLVAMCIVTMTLGNFLAIYQKNIKRMLAYSSIAQAGYVMIGFVTMTPDGAGAAMFYLLMYILTNTAAFAVIILAANATGSEQLEDFNGLSRRSPFLALAMLLALLSLGGIPPTAGFFAKFFLFKAAIEGGLWGLALAAILNAFVALYYYLSVAKYMYLYRSDEEDVPIPVPRAYQVALALTIFGVLYLGVFAGPTFELTRNAGIFFFGG, from the coding sequence ATGAGCCAAATCACCATTTCCAGCGCATTCGCCCTTGTGCCTGAGATTTGCCTCTTGATTCTCCTGGTGGCAATTCTGGCCTACGACCGCTTGCTCAAACCGTCCGAGCGCCGTCGCGTCGGGCTGCTGGCTGCCTGGGGCTTCTTCATTACCCTGGCGGTAGACCTGACCGTCTTCTACCTTTTCCGCGAACCGGGGAGCAGCCAGATTGCCCTCTGGGGTGGCATGTTCCGTCATGATGCCATCACCTTCATTTTTCGCATCATGTTCCTGATCGCCGGAGGCGTGGTTAGCCTGATAGCGATGGACATCAAGGCGTTGCAAAGCGGCGAGTTCTACGCGCTTCTGGTGACTTCCACGATTGGCTTCAATCTGATGGCCGCCGCCGGCGACCTGATTGCCCTGTACGTGGCGCTGGAAACGGCCAGCATTTCCCTTTATGTTTTGGGCGGCTACGCGACGAAGGACAAATTATCCGCGGAAGCGGGTATGAAATACTTCGTCTACGGCGCATTTGCTTCCGCCGTGATGTTGTACGGCATGAGCCTGCTGTACGGCCTCACGGGGCAGACGAATATGCAGGCAATCGCCGCGGGCATTGCCAATAGCGGCTATAATGGGGTGACACTGTTGGCGGCGGTTTTGGTGCTGGTGGGTTTGGGATTCAAAATCTCCATTGTTCCCTTCCACTTTTGGGCGCCCGATGTGTATGAGGGCGCGCCAACGGCGGTGACGGCTTACCTTTCGACCGCCTCCAAAGCTGCCGGCTTTGCCGTGATTATGCGCGTTTTCTTGCTGGGGACGTTGGGCATACCACGTTTGACTACCCCGTGGTGGTCAATGCTCGTGGCAATGTGCATTGTCACCATGACGCTGGGTAACTTTCTGGCGATTTATCAGAAGAACATTAAGCGGATGCTGGCGTATTCCAGCATTGCCCAGGCAGGCTATGTGATGATCGGTTTCGTCACGATGACGCCTGATGGGGCGGGCGCGGCCATGTTCTACTTATTGATGTACATTTTGACGAATACTGCCGCTTTCGCCGTGATTATTCTGGCGGCAAATGCGACGGGTTCGGAGCAGTTGGAGGATTTCAATGGACTCAGCCGCCGTTCGCCGTTCCTGGCGCTGGCGATGCTGCTGGCTTTGCTATCGCTGGGGGGAATACCTCCGACGGCGGGTTTCTTTGCCAAGTTTTTCTTGTTCAAAGCGGCCATTGAAGGGGGTTTGTGGGGCCTGGCATTGGCGGCTATCCTGAATGCGTTCGTGGCGCTTTACTACTACCTGTCCGTAGCCAAGTACATGTACCTCTATCGTTCCGATGAGGAGGATGTGCCGATCCCCGTGCCGCGCGCCTATCAGGTGGCGCTGGCTTTGACGATTTTTGGTGTTTTGTATCTGGGTGTGTTTGCCGGACCGACTTTTGAGTTGACGCGAAATGCCGGCATCTTCTTCTTCGGCGGCTAG
- a CDS encoding NADH-quinone oxidoreductase subunit M, with product MEFPFLSLITLSPIAFAVIILMLPKERGENARMLGLAAMILGLVLSAYVYISYLTNLPAAGTPWKDTLAFVEEYAWVPTIGLNYIVGVDGLSATLVLLTSIVGLGGVLISWSIPDRPREFFAFFMLLVAGVQGVFVAVDAFLLFFFYELAVLPMYILILIWGWKQTREYAAMKLTLYLLIGSFFALIGYLIMYFKLPDAGLPLTFDLRMWSEANFLVSDQIRWFLPVFVGFGVLAGMWPFHNWSPDGHVAAPTAVSMIHAGVLMKLGAYAAMRVAIQMMPDGAVYWLPLIILLTLINVVYGSLIAMRQRDMKYLIGYSSVSHMGLVVMGFATMNTEGYVGAGIQMVSHGIMTALFFSVVGMIYDRAHTRDMDTLRGMMKALPWAMVAFVVGGLVSMGMPGLSGFVAEFPIFLGVWRGGSLDLPGSIFGLNPSTYYPIIAIVSSTGIVITAAYIIRAIGSVFFGEYDAHKWHDMRNLLAIDKFTLVMFVVCLIAIGVFPSVIAPIIQSGMEPVVSRLQEAQQASNALHAVQSAAYHLIQWLGGA from the coding sequence ATGGAATTCCCGTTTCTCTCCCTCATCACGTTATCGCCTATCGCCTTCGCGGTCATCATTTTGATGCTGCCGAAGGAGCGCGGCGAGAATGCGCGCATGTTAGGTCTGGCGGCCATGATCCTGGGCCTGGTATTGTCGGCGTATGTGTACATTTCGTATTTGACGAATTTGCCGGCAGCGGGCACGCCCTGGAAAGACACCCTTGCCTTCGTGGAAGAATATGCCTGGGTTCCCACCATTGGCCTGAACTATATCGTCGGCGTGGATGGGTTGAGCGCGACCCTGGTCCTGCTCACGTCCATCGTTGGCCTCGGCGGTGTCCTCATCTCCTGGAGCATCCCGGACCGCCCGCGTGAATTCTTTGCCTTTTTCATGCTCCTGGTGGCCGGTGTACAGGGCGTTTTTGTGGCCGTCGATGCCTTCCTTCTCTTCTTCTTCTACGAACTGGCCGTACTCCCCATGTACATCCTTATCCTCATCTGGGGCTGGAAGCAGACGCGCGAGTACGCGGCCATGAAGCTGACGCTCTATCTCCTCATCGGCAGTTTCTTTGCCTTGATCGGCTACCTGATCATGTATTTCAAGTTGCCGGACGCCGGTTTGCCGCTGACGTTTGACCTGCGCATGTGGTCTGAGGCGAATTTCCTGGTTTCTGATCAGATACGCTGGTTCCTGCCGGTGTTCGTCGGATTTGGTGTTCTTGCCGGCATGTGGCCGTTCCACAACTGGTCCCCGGATGGTCACGTAGCCGCGCCCACCGCCGTTTCCATGATTCACGCGGGCGTCCTCATGAAACTGGGTGCGTACGCCGCCATGCGCGTCGCTATTCAGATGATGCCGGATGGGGCCGTTTACTGGCTGCCCTTGATCATCTTGCTCACGCTCATCAACGTCGTCTATGGATCACTCATTGCCATGCGACAACGAGACATGAAGTATCTGATTGGCTACTCTAGCGTCAGTCACATGGGGTTGGTGGTGATGGGGTTTGCCACCATGAACACGGAGGGATACGTGGGTGCCGGCATTCAAATGGTCAGCCACGGCATCATGACGGCCCTCTTCTTCTCCGTCGTCGGCATGATCTACGACCGCGCCCACACCCGCGATATGGATACCCTGCGGGGCATGATGAAAGCCCTGCCCTGGGCCATGGTGGCCTTCGTTGTCGGTGGTCTTGTATCCATGGGTATGCCTGGCCTCTCCGGCTTCGTCGCCGAATTCCCCATCTTCCTCGGCGTCTGGCGCGGCGGCAGCCTCGATCTTCCCGGCTCCATCTTTGGTCTCAATCCGTCCACCTACTACCCGATCATTGCCATTGTCTCTTCGACCGGCATCGTCATCACCGCGGCCTACATTATCCGGGCCATCGGCAGCGTCTTCTTTGGCGAGTACGATGCGCATAAATGGCACGACATGCGCAATCTGCTGGCCATTGACAAGTTCACCCTGGTGATGTTTGTCGTTTGCCTGATCGCTATCGGCGTGTTCCCGTCCGTCATTGCTCCCATTATCCAGTCTGGCATGGAACCCGTCGTCTCCCGCTTGCAGGAGGCGCAGCAGGCGTCAAATGCCCTGCACGCCGTCCAATCCGCCGCCTATCATCTCATTCAGTGGCTCGGAGGTGCTTGA